Genomic window (Mycolicibacterium smegmatis):
TCGAGGCGCTCGGGGAGACACTGGCCGGGTCCGACCGTCCGCTTGTCGTCGCCGCGGGCGTCGCCGGCCTTCCGCGCGGCACCACCGAAGATGACGCGATTCCCGCCGGGTTCCCACGCCTGTCGGAAACCACAGCGCTGAACCAGGTTTCGAAAGGCGTACGGGCCTCGGTGGTGCGCCTGCCACCGTCGGTGCACGGTCGTGGCGACTACGGATTCGTGCCCAGGCTGATCTCGATCGCCCGCGAACGAGGTGTGTCGGGCTATCCGGGTGACGGGTCCAACGCGTGGTCGGCCGTGCACCGTGTCGATGCGGCACGCGTGTTCCGGCTCGCGCTCGAAGATGCACCGGCAGGCTCGCGGTGGCACGCGGTGGCCGACGAGGGCATCGCAGTTCGGGAAATTGCCGAGACCATCGGTCGCGGTCTCGGCCTGCCGGCGGTGTCGGTACCTCCCGACCAGGCGACGGCGCATTTCGGCTGGCTGGGTGGATTCTTCGCCGTCGATGCCAACCTGGGAAGCGCGCTGACCAGGCAACGGTTGGGGTGGGAACCCACCGGTCCGGGTCTGCTGGCCGATCTCGACGCGGGGCACTATTTCGAGTCCGCCGCCGGCCAGGGTCTCGAGACGGTCACGGGCTGACGGTCAATCGCTGCGCGGCCGGTCGATTCGAGGTTCACTGGAAGCCTCATCCGGCACACGCACGTGGGAAGGAGCAACCGTCATGGTCGCCGAACCCAACCCTGTTCCCCCTGCGGCGACCCCCAGATCTGCTCCCCGCCACATCCGCCTGACGTCGCATCACGGCGCCGAGGGCGCGCTCGCCATCCGGTGGGGCGCGCCCACGGCCGCCGAACGCGGACCGTTGATCGGCACCACGACCACGCGCGCGCACCGCAACGTGATCGGTACCCACAGCGGTTCCTACAGCGTGTACCGCGCCCTGGCCGTCGCTTCCGGGGCGTTGTCACCAGAGCACCGGGCCGATCTGACCAACACCGCACCGACCGATGTCATCGGCCCGTATGCGCAATGGAGCGATCCGAGCGCGATCGTGAGTCTGGACCCGTGGGGCGCGATGGTGGCCGAGGCGTTCACCACCGAACTCGCGGCCGGTTTCGACATCAGGCCCACCATCGCGATCACCAAGGCCCATGTGATCCTGCCCGAGATCGCCGATGCCATCGCCAAGGGCCGACTGCAGCCAGACGGACGGATTCTCCTTCCTAACGGCGCGGCGCTGGTGACCAAGGCCGCGATCGAGCCGGTGTGGTACCTGCCCGGGGTCGCGGCGCGATTCGGTTGCAGCGAGACCACTTTGCGTCGCGTGCTGTTCGAGGAGACCGGCGGCATGTACCCGGAGTTGGTCACCCGCAGCGATCTGGAGGTGTTCCTCCCGCCGATCGGCGGTCAGACGCTCTACATCTTCGGCAACGCCCGCGACCTGGCCGATTCGTCGGTGGAACTGACCGCGCGGGTGCACGACGAGTGCAACGGTTCCGATGTCTTCGGCTCCGACATCTGTACGTGCAGGCCCTATCTGACGCATGCGATCGAGGAGTGCATCCGGGGTGCGCAGCGCGGCGGGGTCGGTCTGGTGGCCTACTCCCGCAAGGAGGGCCGCGCACTCGGCGAGGTGACCAAGTTCCTCGTCTACAACGCACGCAAGCGGCAGGCCGGCGGCGACACCGCCGATCAGTATTTCGCCCGCACCGAGTGCGTGGCGGGCGTGCAGGACATGCGGTTCCAGGAGCTGATGCCGGATGTGTTGCACTGGTTGGGGATCCGCAAGATCCACCGACTGGTGTCCATGAGCAACATGAAGTACGACGCGATCGTCGGCTCCGGCATCGAGGTGGGCGAGCGCATCAACATTCCCGAGGAATTGATCCCGGCCGACGCCCGCGTGGAGATCGACGCCAAGATGGCCGCGGGATACTTCACGCCTGGACCGGTTCCCGACGCCGAAGAACTGAAGATCGCGAAAGGCCGCGAACTCGCCTGATGAGCCACGCCGATGTGCCTGCCGCGGTGACGGCGCTGCGTCGCACGCAGACCATCCGTGAGCGCGCGCGTTTCCTGTACCACCGTGCCCGCGACGGGGGCTCTGCGTGGTTCACCGTCGACGACGACGCGCTCGAACGCGCCGCGTCGGAGGTCGCCGCGGTCACGCGGGACAACTACCCGGACCTCAAGATCCCGTACCACAGCCGGTGGCGGCACTTCGAGGCCGGCGGGATCGACCGCAGGCAGCAGATCGGCACGCGTGTGTCCGGCGGCGACGCCCTCACGCGCGCGATGGTCGACCTGACCGTCGTGAGCGTGCTGCTCGATGCGGGTGCCGGACCGGACTGGCGCTACACCGAACCCGGTACCGGACAGACCTTCACCCGCTCGGAAGGCCTCGGCGTCGCGAGCCTCCACGCGTTCTGCGATGGCCTGTTCTCCAGCGACCCGCAGGATCCGCTGCGGGTGGACGCGGCAGGCCTGGCCCGGCTCGACACCCACGCGCTGGGCCGTGCGTTCCAGGTGGGGCCCGGCAACCCCCTGGTGGGCCTGGACGGGCGGGTCGAATTGCTGCACCGACTGGGCGGTGCGCTCACCGAGGTATCCGGTGCGGCGCGGCCGAGCGCACTGCTCGAACCGCTTCTCGGCCGCGGCCCGGTGGCCGCACACGACATCCTCGACCGGCTGCTGGCGTCGCTCAGCGGAATCTGGTTGACGCCCAGCGCCATCGAGGGACATCCGCTGGGCGACTGCTGGCCGCATGACGCGGTGCCCGGACCGGGACCGTCGGCGGGATGGATGCCGTTCCACAAGCTGTCGCAGTGGCTCACCTACTCGCTGCTCGAGCCGTTCGAGTGGGCCGGGGAGCGGATCACCGGACTCGACGAACTCACGGGTCTGCCCGAGTACCGCAACGGCGGCCTGTTCCTCGACACCGGGGTGCTGCGGCTACGCGATGACAACCTGACCGAGCGCGCCTGGTCGGTGGGCGACCAACTCATCATCGAATGGCGCGCGCTGACCGTGGCACTCCTCGACGAGATCGCGCCCCTGGTCCGGGAACTGCTCGGCGTGCCGGACCTGCCGCTGGCATGCGTGCTCGAAGGCGGCACCTGGGCTGCCGGCCGCGCGTTGGCACAACGCCTGCGTGGCGGCAGGCCACCGCTGGTCATCGACAGTGACGGCACCGTCTTCTAGAGAGGACACGATGGGCACCCTGCACCTGATCGAACACCCGCTGGTCCAGCACAAGCTCACGCTCATGCGTCAGAAAGACCTGTCCAGCAAGGGCTTCCGGCAGCTTCTGAACGAGATCTCGATGTTGATGGCCTATGAGGTGCTGCGTGACATCCCGTTGCACGACGTCGAGATCGAGACGCCGCTGGAGCACATGACCGGGACGGTGATCGACGGCAAGAAACTGGTGTTCGTGTCGATCCTGCGGGCGGGCAACGGCATCCTCGACGGCATGCTCAGCGTCGTGCCCAACGCCCGCGTCGGCCACATCGGCCTCTATCGTGATCCGAAAACCCTTGTCGCGGTGGAGTACTACTTCAAGCTGCCCAACGACGTGGCCGAGCGCGACGTCGTCGTGGTCGACCCGATGCTGGCCACCGGGAACTCCGCGGTCGCCGCGATCGACCGCGTCAAGGAGCAGCGGCCCCGTTCGATCAAGTTCGTCTGCCTGCTGACATGCCCGGAGGGCATCGCCGCGGTACAGGAAGCCCATCCCGAGGTGACGATCTACACCGCGGCGGTCGACCGTGCACTCGATGAGCACGGCTACATCGTGCCGGGACTCGGCGACGCCGGCGACCGCATCTTCGGCACGAAATGAGCCGGCCGGGCACCCGCGTCGCCCCCGCCCGCCCGCCGCACCGGTGGGGACTGGGCGCCTTCGTGCTCGTCGAGGTGGTCTATCTGGCGGTGTCCGGAGCGTTCGCGCTCGCCGCCGCGCGGGCCGAACCGCCGGTGGGGCTGATACTGGTCACGATCGCCGTTCCCACCGTGCTCGCGGCCTCGCTCGCGGTACTGATCGCACGCATCCGGGGCAACGGCGCGCGCACCGATTTCCGGCTGCGCTGGTCCTGGCGCGAACTGTGGATCGGGATCGCATTCGGTTTCGGAGGCCTGTTCGTCACGCTGCCCGCGGCGGCACTCTACCTGTCGATCGTCGGCTCCGACACCACGTCGGCGGTGGGCGAGGTGTTCGAAGGCGTGCGTGCGACATGGCCTTTGGCGCTCACGGT
Coding sequences:
- a CDS encoding URC4/urg3 family protein; amino-acid sequence: MSHADVPAAVTALRRTQTIRERARFLYHRARDGGSAWFTVDDDALERAASEVAAVTRDNYPDLKIPYHSRWRHFEAGGIDRRQQIGTRVSGGDALTRAMVDLTVVSVLLDAGAGPDWRYTEPGTGQTFTRSEGLGVASLHAFCDGLFSSDPQDPLRVDAAGLARLDTHALGRAFQVGPGNPLVGLDGRVELLHRLGGALTEVSGAARPSALLEPLLGRGPVAAHDILDRLLASLSGIWLTPSAIEGHPLGDCWPHDAVPGPGPSAGWMPFHKLSQWLTYSLLEPFEWAGERITGLDELTGLPEYRNGGLFLDTGVLRLRDDNLTERAWSVGDQLIIEWRALTVALLDEIAPLVRELLGVPDLPLACVLEGGTWAAGRALAQRLRGGRPPLVIDSDGTVF
- a CDS encoding SDR family oxidoreductase translates to MRVFVTGASGFIGSAVADELIAAGHTVIGLARSDASAEALTRAGHEVHRGDLTDLDSLRAGAASADGVIHLAFVHDFENFAGAVQTDSAAIEALGETLAGSDRPLVVAAGVAGLPRGTTEDDAIPAGFPRLSETTALNQVSKGVRASVVRLPPSVHGRGDYGFVPRLISIARERGVSGYPGDGSNAWSAVHRVDAARVFRLALEDAPAGSRWHAVADEGIAVREIAETIGRGLGLPAVSVPPDQATAHFGWLGGFFAVDANLGSALTRQRLGWEPTGPGLLADLDAGHYFESAAGQGLETVTG
- a CDS encoding CPBP family intramembrane glutamic endopeptidase yields the protein MSRPGTRVAPARPPHRWGLGAFVLVEVVYLAVSGAFALAAARAEPPVGLILVTIAVPTVLAASLAVLIARIRGNGARTDFRLRWSWRELWIGIAFGFGGLFVTLPAAALYLSIVGSDTTSAVGEVFEGVRATWPLALTVFATVTFVAPVCEEIVYRGLLWRALEQRWGRIVAALVSTVVFALAHFEPVRAPLLLVVAIPIAVARLYTDGLLAGIAAHQVTNLLPGLVLMYGLMGMTPA
- the upp gene encoding uracil phosphoribosyltransferase; the encoded protein is MGTLHLIEHPLVQHKLTLMRQKDLSSKGFRQLLNEISMLMAYEVLRDIPLHDVEIETPLEHMTGTVIDGKKLVFVSILRAGNGILDGMLSVVPNARVGHIGLYRDPKTLVAVEYYFKLPNDVAERDVVVVDPMLATGNSAVAAIDRVKEQRPRSIKFVCLLTCPEGIAAVQEAHPEVTIYTAAVDRALDEHGYIVPGLGDAGDRIFGTK
- a CDS encoding GTP cyclohydrolase II, whose protein sequence is MVAEPNPVPPAATPRSAPRHIRLTSHHGAEGALAIRWGAPTAAERGPLIGTTTTRAHRNVIGTHSGSYSVYRALAVASGALSPEHRADLTNTAPTDVIGPYAQWSDPSAIVSLDPWGAMVAEAFTTELAAGFDIRPTIAITKAHVILPEIADAIAKGRLQPDGRILLPNGAALVTKAAIEPVWYLPGVAARFGCSETTLRRVLFEETGGMYPELVTRSDLEVFLPPIGGQTLYIFGNARDLADSSVELTARVHDECNGSDVFGSDICTCRPYLTHAIEECIRGAQRGGVGLVAYSRKEGRALGEVTKFLVYNARKRQAGGDTADQYFARTECVAGVQDMRFQELMPDVLHWLGIRKIHRLVSMSNMKYDAIVGSGIEVGERINIPEELIPADARVEIDAKMAAGYFTPGPVPDAEELKIAKGRELA